From the Budorcas taxicolor isolate Tak-1 chromosome 1, Takin1.1, whole genome shotgun sequence genome, one window contains:
- the NCBP2 gene encoding nuclear cap-binding protein subunit 2, translated as MSGGLLKALRSDSYVELSQYRDQHFRGDNEEQEKLLKKSCTLYVGNLSFYTTEEQIYELFSKSGDIKKIIMGLDKMKKTACGFCFVEYYSRADAENAMRYINGTRLDDRIIRTDWDAGFKEGRQYGRGRSGGQVRDEYRQDYDAGRGGYGKLAQNQ; from the exons ATGTCGGGTGGCCTCCTGAAGGCGCTGCGCAGCGACTCCTACGTCGAGCTGAGCCAGTACCGGGACCAGCACTTCCGG GGTGACAATGAAGAACAGGAAAAATTACTGAAGAAAAGCTGTACATTGTATGTTGGAAATCTTTCCTTTTACACAACAGAAGAACAAATCTATGAGCTCTTCAGCAAAAGTGGTGACATAAAGAAAATCATCATGGGCCTGGATAAAATGAAGAAGACAGCATGTGGGTTCTGCTTTGTGGA ATACTATTCAAGAGCAGATGCAGAAAATGCCATGCGGTATATAAATGGAACTCGTCTGGATGACCGGATCATTCGTACAGACTGGGATGCAGGCTTTAAGGAGGGCAGGCAGTATGGCCGTGGGCGTTCTGGGGGCCAG GTACGAGATGAATATCGTCAGGACTATGATGCTGGAAGAGGTGGCTATGGAAAACTGGCCCAAAACCAGTGA
- the NCBP2AS2 gene encoding protein NCBP2AS2, giving the protein MVLRRLLATLLHSSQLVERLSESRPIRRAAQLTAFALLQAQLRGQDAARRLRAIAAGPAGSLGRRAARFRDSFTQELRRGLRERPRPPPGSQKGPGANP; this is encoded by the coding sequence ATGGTTCTGCGGCGGCTGCTGGCCACCCTCCTGCACAGCTCGCAGCTGGTGGAGCGTCTCTCAGAGTCTCGGCCCATCCGGCGTGCGGCACAGCTCACCGCCTTTGCCCTGCTGCAGGCCCAGCTCCGCGGCCAGGACGCGGCCCGGCGCTTGCGAGCCATCGCGGCTGGGCCCGCTGGCTCCCTGGGCCGCCGCGCTGCCCGTTTCAGAGACAGCTTCACTCAGGAGCTACGCCGGGGCCTCCGGGAACGCCCGCGGCCACCACCAGGTAGCCAGAAAGGCCCAGGAGCAAACCCCTAA
- the PIGZ gene encoding LOW QUALITY PROTEIN: GPI mannosyltransferase 4 (The sequence of the model RefSeq protein was modified relative to this genomic sequence to represent the inferred CDS: substituted 1 base at 1 genomic stop codon) has product MXSCGTRIASVAAEVILDSGPVSLQQFDVEMAARVLWGSLGLLRLVWCLLPQTGYVHPDEFFQSPEVIAGDVLGVEAARPWEFHPSSPCRTAVFPLLTSGSAFWLLRLWEEWGPWPGAVSGYMLLVGPRLLLTALSFALDLAVYHLAPGWGAERWNALLLLSGSYVTLVFYTRTFSNAIEGLLFAWLLVLVSPRVAGSRTPRKPAPGPRWHGWLLGGLVVAGFFNRPTFLAFALVPLFLWGTCGATDSSFKSLTQQALALLPGASLTAVVFVAVDSWYFSGPSRPSTLVLTPANFLRYNLDPVNLARHGTHARLTHLAVNGFLLFGALHAHSLQAAWQQLWAGLQAFAQMGFPRTLEAWSPRPSPRSLLLLFYFVPLTLLSAFSHQEARFLIPLLVPLVLLCSLQTQPAPCRGTLALFNILGALFFGCLHQGGLVPGLGHLERVVHAPEALRVPTHFTLVFTHTYMPPRHLLHLPGLGLPVDVVDMGGAEDQVLCQALNNFTRHPACQAAGGPWLCRLFVVTPGTTRLAVRKCRFPLRSETLIFPHLTLEDPPALSSLLSKAWRDHLSLHILELGEKPDNMTQKPLPKTQP; this is encoded by the exons ATGTAGAGCTGTGGAACCAGAATAGCATCTGTAGCAGCTGAAGTCATTCTAGACTCTGGCCCAGTGTCCCTGCAGCAATTTGATGTGGAGATGGCAGCCAGGGTCCTGTGGGGCAGCCTTGGCCTGCTCCGCCTGGTGTGGTGTCTCCTTCCACAGACAGGCTACGTGCACCCTGATGAGTTCTTCCAGTCTCCTGAGGTCATAGCAG GGGATGTCCTGGGCGTCGAGGCCGCCCGGCCCTGGGAGTTTCACCCCAGCAGCCCCTGCCGCACGGCGGTCTTCCCACTGCTGACCTCTGGCTCTGCCTTCTGGCTCCTCAGGCTCTGGGAAGAGTGGGGGCCATGGCCGGGCGCGGTGAGTGGCTACATGCTGCTGGTGGGGCCCCGACTCCTCCTCACTGCCCTCTCCTTTGCCCTGGACCTGGCCGTGTACCACCTGGCTCCAGGCTGGGGGGCGGAGCGCTGGAACGCCCTGCTCCTGCTGTCAGGGTCCTACGTCACCCTGGTCTTCTACACAAGGACCTTCTCCAATGCCATTGAGGGACTGCTCTTCGCCTGGCTGCTGGTACTGGTGTCCCCCAGGGTGGCCGGGAGCCGCACACCTAGGAAGCCCGCTCCAGGCCCACGGTGGCATGGCTGGCTTCTTGGGGGCCTCGTGGTGGCTGGCTTCTTCAACCGGCCCACCTTTCTGGCCTTTGCTCTGGTCCCCCTCTTCCTCTGGGGCACTTGTGGAGCCACAGATTCCAGCTTCAAGTCACTGACCCAGCAAGCCCTGGCGCTGCTCCCAGGGGCAAGTCTTACTGCAGTGGTATTTGTGGCTGTGGACAGCTGGTACTTCTCTGGTCCATCTAGACCCAGCACCCTTGTCCTTACGCCTGCCAACTTCTTGCGCTACAACCTGGATCCGGTGAACCTGGCAAGGCACGGCACACATGCGAGGCTCACTCACCTGGCTGTCAATGGCTTCCTGCTGTTTGGGGCACTGCACGCCCATAGCCTGCAGGCTGCGTGGCAGCAGCTGTGGGCTGGCTTGCAGGCCTTTGCCCAGATGGGCTTCCCAAGGACACTGGAAGCCTGGAGCCCACGGCCCAGCCCCAGGTCTCTCCTCCTGCTCTTCTACTTTGTGCCCCTCACCCTGCTGTCTGCCTTTAGCCACCAGGAGGCTCGGTTCCTGATCCCCCTCCTGGTGCCCCTTGTCCTGCTCTGTAGTCTGCAGACCCAGCCAGCCCCCTGCAGGGGCACTCTGGCCCTCTTCAACATCCTGGGTGCCCTCTTCTTCGGCTGTCTGCACCAGGGGGGCCTTGTGCCTGGCCTGGGGCACCTGGAGCGGGTGGTTCATGCCCCTGAGGCCCTGCGTGTACCCACCCACTTCACACTCGTCTTCACCCACACCTACATGCCCCCCCGGCACCTCCTGCACCTCCCAGGCTTGGGCTTGCCAGTGGACGTGGTGGACATGGGCGGGGCTGAGGACCAGGTCCTGTGCCAAGCCCTGAACAACTTCACCAGACACCCAGCCTGCCAAGCGGCCGGGGGGCCATGGCTCTGCCGCCTGTTTGTGGTGACCCCTGGCACCACCAGGCTGGCCGTGAGGAAGTGCCGCTTCCCACTCAGGAGTGAGACGCTCATCTTTCCCCACCTGACCCTGGAGGACCCACCAGCCCTGTCCTCCCTGCTGAGCAAGGCTTGGAGGGACCATCTCAGCCTTCATATCCTAGAGCTGGGGGAGAAGCCTGACAATATGACACAGAAGCCACTGCCCAAGACTCAGCCCTAA